A stretch of Brachyhypopomus gauderio isolate BG-103 chromosome 3, BGAUD_0.2, whole genome shotgun sequence DNA encodes these proteins:
- the epc2 gene encoding enhancer of polycomb homolog 2 isoform X1: MSKLSFRARALDAAKPLPIYRNGDIPDLNDCVSINRAVPQMPTGMEKEEESEHHLQRAICAQQVFREKRDCMVIPVPEVEGSINYYDRLYKGDFRQTKQLIHIQPFGLDNEQPDYDMDSEDELLLNRLNRKMELKPLQFEVMVDRLEKASGNQLVTLQEAKQLQNEDDYLLKSVYDYWVRKRKNCRGPSLTPQVKQEKRDGSTNNDAYVAFRRRTEKMQTRKNRKNDEASYEKMLKLRREFSRTVTILEMIKKREKSKRELLHLTLEVVEKRYQMGDFSGEVLKEVSAPLAEKAVFPAPICLPNGNRHKLESKMKTHKQLPSHPSRHHTHTEPRFDFTRPGHRKCGRRPRLEAVPRPPGRPPQRSHAVADGDIKQYDFHSSGEEDSPLSPPSEPDEENDPDGAFVFRRRAECRYLAPVGEQTHAPPPGVSWLAGPGERTSLTALSVPRRWVGAVHRRLGRGGRIALDRTSSDLDRALRLLDPDTFCPPGVPDTRHPVLSGAHVTTPTPLPLAATTNPQRSLAQLLGDIQACRWRYFRPRPLHQKEESRKDAVRTDDRRVRGTFAVASGPRTSLSGVITEEQFHTHQQQLEQMQQQQIAQSLHQQGPQPQTPALPERPHPHLATTVSTDSMSKTLDSASAHFAASAVVSGPNQESKAHRVGLNGTLPSQGPRQTKFGRPATGSSGAAMVRPPGGPSRPVPGVPQSLPQGLGPLSSVSAVSPAHAHHHSARPCAPSPPTLKLASVASTLDHVPRVAPGTATNSLARDKHDPERLALNGMAETTVAMEVT; encoded by the exons ATGAGTAAACTCTCGTTCCGTGCGCGAGCGCTAGACGCCGCCAAACCTCTTCCCATATACCGCAACGGGGACATCCCCGACCTGAACGACTGCGTCTCCATCAACCGGGCCGTGCCTCAGATGCCGACTGGAATGGAAAAAGAAGAGGAATCG GAGCACCATCTCCAGAGGGCCATCTGTGCCCAGCAGGTGTTCAGGGAGAAGAGGGACTGTATGGTCATCCCCGTGCCAGAGGTTGAAGGCAGCATCAACTACTATGACCGCCTGTACAAAGGAGACTTCCGCCAGACCAAACAGCTGATCCACATCCAGC CGTTCGGACTAGACAACGAGCAGCCGGACTACGACATGGACTCGGAGGACGAGTTGCTTTTGAACAGGCTGAACCGTAAGATGGAGCTCAAACCTCTGCAGTTCGAGGTCATGGTGGACAGGCTGGAAAAAGCCAGTGGCAACCAG CTGGTCACCCTGCAGGAGGCCAAGCAGCTGCAGAACGAGGATGACTACCTGCTCAAGTCGGTGTACGACTACTGGGTGCGTAAGAGGAAGAACTGTCGGGggccctccctcaccccacagGTCAAGCAGGAGAAACGTGACGGCTCCACCAACAACGACGCCTACGTGGCCTTCCGCCGGCGCACGGAGAAGATGCAGACCCGGAAG AACCGCAAGAACGACGAGGCGTCGTACGAGAAGATGCTGAAACTGAGGCGGGAGTTCAGTCGCACGGTCACCATCCTGGAGATGATCAAGAAGAGGGAGAAGAGCAAGAGAGAACTGTTGCACCTCAcactggaggtggtggagaagag GTACCAGATGGGGGACTTCTCTGGAGAGGTTCTGAAGGAAGTCTCCGCACCTCTGGCAGAAAAGGCGGTCTTTCCTGCTCCAATATGTCTCCCTAACGGCAACCGGCATAAATTGGAAAGCAAAATGAAG aCACACAAGCAGCTGCCCAGTCACCCCTCACGCCACCACACCCACACGGAACCCCGTTTCGACTTCACCCGGCCAGGACACAGGAAGTGTGGGCGGAGACCTCGGCTGGAGGCGGTGCCGCGACCTCCGGGCCGGCCCCCACAGCGTTCGCATGCCGTCGCCGATGGCGACATCAAACAGTACGACTTCCACAGCTCTGGAGAGGAGGACTCCCCCCTG TCTCCTCCCTCTGAGCCGGACGAGGAGAACGACCCTGATGGAGCCTTCGTCTTCAGACGCAGGGCGGAGTGCCGTTACCTCGCT cccgTTGGCGAGCAGAcccatgctcctcccccaggcgtGTCTTGGCTGGCGGGTCCGGGCGAGCGGACCTCCCTCACGGCTCTGTCTGTGCCCCGCCGCTGGGTCGGGGCGGTACACCGGCGGCTGGGCCGGGGTGGCAG GATTGCCCTGGACCGAACCTCGTCTGATCTGGACCGAGCCCTCAGGCTCCTCGACCCAGACACGTTTTGCCCCCCCGGTGTGCCCGACACGCGCCACCCGGTGCTGAGCGGCGCACAcgtgaccacacccacacccctccccctggCGGCCACCACCAACCCTCAGCGCTCACTGGCTCAACTCCTCGGTGACATCCAGGCCTGTAGGTGGCGCTACTTCCGCCCACGGCCCCTTCACCAAAAGGAGGAGAGCAGGAAAGACGCCGTTCGCACAGACGACAGGAGAGTCCGAGGAACCTTTGCGGTGGCGAGCGGCCCCAGAACCAGCCTGTCAG gggTGATCACGGAGGAGCAGTTCCACACCCACCAGCAGCAGTTGGAGCAGATGCAGCAGCAGCAGATAGCCCAGTCTCTCCACCAGCAGGGCCCCCAACCACAGACCCCCGCCCTGCCCGAgcgcccccacccacacctcgcT ACCACGGTCTCCACGGACTCCATGTCCAAGACTCTGGACTCGGCCAGTGCACACTTTGCCGCTTCTGCTGTGGTCAGTGGGCCGAACCAGGAGAGCAAGGCCCACAGAGTGGGACTCAACGGGACCCTGCCCAGTCAAG GTCCCAGACAGACCAAATTTGGACGGCCTGCTACGGGCTCCTCCGGTGCCGCCATGGTCCGACCGCCGGGAGGCCCCTCCAGGCCGGTGCCGGGCGTGCCACAATCGCTCCCCCAGGGCCTGGGGCCGCTGAGCAGCGTGAGTGCCGTGTCGCCCGCCCACGCACACCACCACTCCGCCCGGCCCTGCGCCCCCTCTCCGCCCACCCTGAAGCTGGCCAGTGTGGCCAGCACCCTGGACCACGTGCCCAGAGTCGCCCCGGGCACCGCCACAAACAGCCTCGCTAG GGATAAACATGACCCTGAGAGGCTAGCACTTAACGGAATGGCAGAGACCACAGTGGCCATGGAGGTGACATAA
- the epc2 gene encoding enhancer of polycomb homolog 2 isoform X2 — protein sequence MSKLSFRARALDAAKPLPIYRNGDIPDLNDCVSINRAVPQMPTGMEKEEESEHHLQRAICAQQVFREKRDCMVIPVPEVEGSINYYDRLYKGDFRQTKQLIHIQPFGLDNEQPDYDMDSEDELLLNRLNRKMELKPLQFEVMVDRLEKASGNQLVTLQEAKQLQNEDDYLLKSVYDYWVRKRKNCRGPSLTPQVKQEKRDGSTNNDAYVAFRRRTEKMQTRKNRKNDEASYEKMLKLRREFSRTVTILEMIKKREKSKRELLHLTLEVVEKRYQMGDFSGEVLKEVSAPLAEKAVFPAPICLPNGNRHKLESKMKTHKQLPSHPSRHHTHTEPRFDFTRPGHRKCGRRPRLEAVPRPPGRPPQRSHAVADGDIKQYDFHSSGEEDSPLSPPSEPDEENDPDGAFVFRRRAECRYLAPVGEQTHAPPPGVSWLAGPGERTSLTALSVPRRWVGAVHRRLGRGGRIALDRTSSDLDRALRLLDPDTFCPPGVPDTRHPVLSGAHVTTPTPLPLAATTNPQRSLAQLLGDIQACRWRYFRPRPLHQKEESRKDAVRTDDRRVRGTFAVASGPRTSLSGVITEEQFHTHQQQLEQMQQQQIAQSLHQQGPQPQTPALPERPHPHLATTVSTDSMSKTLDSASAHFAASAVVSGPNQESKAHRVGLNGTLPSQGPRQTKFGRPATGSSGAAMVRPPGGPSRPVPGVPQSLPQGLGPLSSG from the exons ATGAGTAAACTCTCGTTCCGTGCGCGAGCGCTAGACGCCGCCAAACCTCTTCCCATATACCGCAACGGGGACATCCCCGACCTGAACGACTGCGTCTCCATCAACCGGGCCGTGCCTCAGATGCCGACTGGAATGGAAAAAGAAGAGGAATCG GAGCACCATCTCCAGAGGGCCATCTGTGCCCAGCAGGTGTTCAGGGAGAAGAGGGACTGTATGGTCATCCCCGTGCCAGAGGTTGAAGGCAGCATCAACTACTATGACCGCCTGTACAAAGGAGACTTCCGCCAGACCAAACAGCTGATCCACATCCAGC CGTTCGGACTAGACAACGAGCAGCCGGACTACGACATGGACTCGGAGGACGAGTTGCTTTTGAACAGGCTGAACCGTAAGATGGAGCTCAAACCTCTGCAGTTCGAGGTCATGGTGGACAGGCTGGAAAAAGCCAGTGGCAACCAG CTGGTCACCCTGCAGGAGGCCAAGCAGCTGCAGAACGAGGATGACTACCTGCTCAAGTCGGTGTACGACTACTGGGTGCGTAAGAGGAAGAACTGTCGGGggccctccctcaccccacagGTCAAGCAGGAGAAACGTGACGGCTCCACCAACAACGACGCCTACGTGGCCTTCCGCCGGCGCACGGAGAAGATGCAGACCCGGAAG AACCGCAAGAACGACGAGGCGTCGTACGAGAAGATGCTGAAACTGAGGCGGGAGTTCAGTCGCACGGTCACCATCCTGGAGATGATCAAGAAGAGGGAGAAGAGCAAGAGAGAACTGTTGCACCTCAcactggaggtggtggagaagag GTACCAGATGGGGGACTTCTCTGGAGAGGTTCTGAAGGAAGTCTCCGCACCTCTGGCAGAAAAGGCGGTCTTTCCTGCTCCAATATGTCTCCCTAACGGCAACCGGCATAAATTGGAAAGCAAAATGAAG aCACACAAGCAGCTGCCCAGTCACCCCTCACGCCACCACACCCACACGGAACCCCGTTTCGACTTCACCCGGCCAGGACACAGGAAGTGTGGGCGGAGACCTCGGCTGGAGGCGGTGCCGCGACCTCCGGGCCGGCCCCCACAGCGTTCGCATGCCGTCGCCGATGGCGACATCAAACAGTACGACTTCCACAGCTCTGGAGAGGAGGACTCCCCCCTG TCTCCTCCCTCTGAGCCGGACGAGGAGAACGACCCTGATGGAGCCTTCGTCTTCAGACGCAGGGCGGAGTGCCGTTACCTCGCT cccgTTGGCGAGCAGAcccatgctcctcccccaggcgtGTCTTGGCTGGCGGGTCCGGGCGAGCGGACCTCCCTCACGGCTCTGTCTGTGCCCCGCCGCTGGGTCGGGGCGGTACACCGGCGGCTGGGCCGGGGTGGCAG GATTGCCCTGGACCGAACCTCGTCTGATCTGGACCGAGCCCTCAGGCTCCTCGACCCAGACACGTTTTGCCCCCCCGGTGTGCCCGACACGCGCCACCCGGTGCTGAGCGGCGCACAcgtgaccacacccacacccctccccctggCGGCCACCACCAACCCTCAGCGCTCACTGGCTCAACTCCTCGGTGACATCCAGGCCTGTAGGTGGCGCTACTTCCGCCCACGGCCCCTTCACCAAAAGGAGGAGAGCAGGAAAGACGCCGTTCGCACAGACGACAGGAGAGTCCGAGGAACCTTTGCGGTGGCGAGCGGCCCCAGAACCAGCCTGTCAG gggTGATCACGGAGGAGCAGTTCCACACCCACCAGCAGCAGTTGGAGCAGATGCAGCAGCAGCAGATAGCCCAGTCTCTCCACCAGCAGGGCCCCCAACCACAGACCCCCGCCCTGCCCGAgcgcccccacccacacctcgcT ACCACGGTCTCCACGGACTCCATGTCCAAGACTCTGGACTCGGCCAGTGCACACTTTGCCGCTTCTGCTGTGGTCAGTGGGCCGAACCAGGAGAGCAAGGCCCACAGAGTGGGACTCAACGGGACCCTGCCCAGTCAAG GTCCCAGACAGACCAAATTTGGACGGCCTGCTACGGGCTCCTCCGGTGCCGCCATGGTCCGACCGCCGGGAGGCCCCTCCAGGCCGGTGCCGGGCGTGCCACAATCGCTCCCCCAGGGCCTGGGGCCGCTGAGCAGC GGATAA